CACATGACAggtatgtttgtctgtgttttacaaacacaacattttcctGCTAATGCTGCCTCATGTTTCTGCCGTCATTGTTAATGCTGCATCATATCTCGGTCCTCAACGTTAATGCTGTGTCATGTTTTGGGTATCATTGTTAATGCTGTGTCACGTTTCGGGCATCATCGTTAATGCTACGTCATGTTTCTGGCCTCGACATTAATGCTGGGTCATGTTTTGATCCTGCTGACTTCCTCTTCACCTGGTGACCTGGAAGATGGCAGGCCGCACAAAGACTACAGGTATTTGCAGACCGAAGAGATAAGTGAGAGATGATCCAGAAGGTGTCCTGATCCAGATTCAGAATCTGCATGAGGCATCAACAGCCAGGAGAGAGTGTCTGgtccagcagagaggagggaagggagtGTCCCTGGGTCCTGGTTCTGGGAcctgaagatgtttttttctgattgaaACGACTTGTGCAGAGCTTCGTGATGAGCCGATCTTTTCAGTCGGGCTTGTTGGATAAGGCTGAACGTCTAAACTCGGGCAGGAGGTCTCGGCACAGCAGGACTGCATGTATAGATCTCAAACTAAAGTCAAATATTCACTTATCAAGATAAAATCGTGAGAATACTTCATCTCAGTGACATAGAGGGTCCTGTGATTTATTCTACAAAGGTCAGGTGTTCCATACCTGAGAAACTGATGTTTAAAGatgatttaacaaaaaaaatgcaatagtTTACATGAGTTCAGAatttaaaatattgtaaaatttGGGGATAAAATTCTGAAATTTCATCTGACAATCTGAATTTTTCATGAAGACTTGAAGTTTATCTGGTGAGATTTGTGGTATTTGCGTATTTGCGTATTTGCTCATTTTGATGCACTGTGAGCTCTTTTTGATCACTCAAAAACACGTCACACGTGTGTATTTGCAGACATGTAAAACAGAGATGACATTTAAATGATATTTCCAGGCTTTGACCAGCAGGGGGGGCGGGTGGCCAGCAACAGCGTAGGGCCGTGAATCTGCTGTGAGCGGCTCTGACAGCTCAGACtctcaggaggaagaggaggaggaagagaaggaggtggaggagtgtCGGTGCAGCGActcgtcagtcagtcagtcagtaaacaGACACAGCAACCGTCAGTACCGGAACTAACGGACAGTAACGGGCGGTAACGGTCGCtgagatgatgaagatgatgatgctTCTTCTCGAGCTTGGCggtaagaaaaggaaaaaagctccgcatgttttcctgtttcttgGCTCATCCCTCCATCACTGCTCTGCAGAGACTCACTCActccttcatcttcatcagcagccGCTAACGGAGCGGGTTTAACGGCTGCTcccagggagagagagagtgtgtgtgtgtgtgtgtgtgtgtgtggttttaacGGGATAAAACGCAGTGAAGTCACCACATGCGACAGTTTGATGATGCACCAAGAACACATCATGTAgctgatactgtgtgtgtgtgtgtgtgtgtgtgtgtgtgtgtgtgtgtgtgcgtgcgtgcgcgcgcGCGACATGCTGCTGTCGTTAACTTCGCAACCGGTGTGTAAATATAGAACTTACTGCGTCAGAGCGGCGAGCTGACGTAGAAACTCGGTAAATTTCCGGGTCTGGGCTATAAGCCGCATTCCTCCACAGTCACacagcttcatcatcatcatcatcatcatcatcatcactgagcAGAAGCCTCCACCTGAGTGACAGGTGCAGCAGCGGCGCGTGACCCGCTGCTGGTGATGATGGACACGCGTTACTCTGACCAATGATTAGTAGGTTTAAAAGTATTCTGTAGTTCAGTTAAAGTAGCCATGCAGTACTGCAGTCTAGTGGTGACTCAGGATGGCTCTACACACACTAACCGTCCACTTTATTGGCTGTCATGTGGAAGGCCTGCAGACTCTTCATGCTTGGTTGACTGAACTGCTGAGCCTTCTTTCAGTACTGATGCTGACATTCTTAAAGGGATAGTTCGCACCAAAATCAAACCTGATATCAGCTGAAGAAATGTCTGCCTTCTTTTGGATATAATGAccttcagtcagcagcagcGTCTCTCCAGAAGTCATGTCCTGGTTACTTTAGGTGATCTACAGActttgttgtgagcagtttcacagAGAAACTATTTTCTTAACAcatctactcatggatgagaggcccatgcacacaaacactcattgCATATTCACTGGCTGGGCTATAAGCCagcttagttagcttagctagcCTTTCACCCATGAGTTGATCAGACTGAGACGGTTTAGTTCTACATGAAACCATTTACAACAAAGTCTGTGGGCCTGACCCGCACCAAACAGTGCCAACCAAATGTAAATGGACCACAGGTTGTAATTGTTTCAGGTGCATGTTCATTATTCAAAACAAATTCAGCTGTTTAGTCATGATTTCCTAAATGTTTCTTTATACATCCGCATGGATGCAAAGAAACCAGAAATTAAAAACTGGGGATGAATCCTCAATTTTAGTGACCTGAAATTCACCAAGAAATTtgggtttgagtgtgtgtaaatgaagatggctgacatgagagctccccctggtggctggctgcagtacagctcataagctcctccccctccatgttagcagacgggacatgagccaaactaaaaccTCGAAGTACACATAAGATAACTTTTtccaaagatgttttctgacgattaggtagttcttatcatactgatgtttgttcaagtgtttattttggttttaattagtttattGATGCTAAATAAAGGGGCTGgaatgtcatgattgacagctgagtgctgctcctgattggctcagataGGTGTGTGGGCGGGACCTCGATACCACAGCTCCACCTGCCAATCTCTACTGCAGACTCTgactccaaatgacatcaccagaacaagatggcgaCACTCGTATCAGGGACATTTTGGATTCAGTTTTGTACAGTAGGGCAGCATCGGCCATCTTTGTATATATCAGTGGCCTTACgtgaagacaggaggagggcACTGAACTACTGATCACAGTCAACGTCAACATTATCCAGAACATATTTGGAAAACAGAATTGTCCATGCTCTCATTTCCTCATATACAGCATACGTAATGTTTACTTGATTCATGAGACAAACAATAGGTATAAAAATTAGGGCTGGGACTGCGTTAACGTGTTACTAtcgttgctcacttgctcactaaaagAACTGCGTTAATgcgcgataaaataaaaaatgataattgTGAATGAACATCAAACGTTTACTTTTGGATCCTCCTTCTGTGTCTTTGCTGTATGCAAATCTGCAGGTTTCTGTTGACTCAGTGAATGCAgatgcacagtgaaaacagctgacaGTCCGAAGTCCacctgtacctgtgtgtgtgtgtgaagactgTTTGGTTTAAAGGCTCAGGTGAGGCAATGCTGGCTGCGAGAGTTAAGGTTAGTGTGAACAGAGGCTGAAGtcagaacgtgtgtgtgtgtgtgtgtgtgtgtgtgtccatatgtttGCTCTCACACTGAAATTCAAACACCGAGTCTGTCTTCGATCATCCAGCAGGCAATAACACCttgtacacacagtacaaacaGTACATTAGTGTTGTACTTTCAACAGCAGTATTTGTATTACTGTATCATTCACATGTGGTCTGCTGCTGAagttttctccttcttcttctgcttcctgATCTTTTGTTCACAAATGTGTTGAAATCTGTGTTAGTGAGGACAAGACAACCTGTCCAGGGGGTGTGGCACATCAAGATGCTGATTGTCTGACAGGTGTGCTTGGACTTGTCACAGTAAAAGTCCTCactaaaattaaacaaatctAAAAAATTCATACTGCAtagtagacagacagacagacagacaaacagacagacaggcagatagatagacagacaggtagatagatagatagatagatagatagatagatagatagatagatagatagatactttattgatcttgaGGGAAATTCAAACATCCAGTAGCCcgttacagcagtgtaggttagtcaaaaagtaagcaaacaaacaacaaaacaaggcctaactgttagtgggaagaatagactaaacatactaaataaactaaataaactaacatatgctacataaagtacagtagagtgcagagaaagcaggtcgaccagactgactgtgtgtataaaaccaGAGCctaaagagccacagtgtaaacacatgtaaacacattgttactcagaaatgagttataaagtgcaggttaactGTGCCAGACAACATAAGGTAAGGTGCctagtggaataaatgtccaataaataaatgtgatttttacacctgatgtgactcaggctcagactgtcgctgggatcgtgacccctgaacccccagagatgtgttgtagagtctaatgACCAGCAGGACaaacgagttcctgagtctgtttgtggagcaggtcagagacagcagcctggtgctgaacacactcctctgactgatcagaggtctgtgcagagggtgggaggcgtGGTCCAGGATGGACAGGATCTGATCCAGGGTCcgtttttctgctactgacactacagagtccagctctgtgcccaccacagGTCCTGCCCTctgcaccagtctgtccagccgtgttgcgtccctcttcttgatgctgcctccccagcacaccacagcatagaagaggactctggccaccacagtctggtagaacatcagcagcagtttttttgcagatgttaaaggatcccagcctcctcaggaagtaCAGACCACTCTGTATATTTCTGTGTACCAGTACCAACAGTGTTTGTTGACACGTGTTTATGTTCTCTGTTCTcaatgtcaaagtcaaagtcaaagtgtactttattgtcaaagatctatgtaacaggggttagcacagaaaattgaaatttcgtttgaccagtctccaatgtgcagtaaaaactaaaaactaaaactaaaactaaacatgtaggtaagacagtgacaataatttcacacacacacacacacatgcacacacacccatacacatacacccacaacaggcacacacagtgtgcagtaaaaggacAGCATCCTGATAAAactatgtacaataaaaatacacacacacacacacacacacagtcatagcagcagaagtacagtcaatggacataccggtatgtgcagtagtgtagatgcagtatgtaaggtgCAAAGAGTAAAGTGCGAGTGACATGTCATGAAATGTTCATggagtgttcatcagtgtgttgatgagtctgatggcttgtggaaagaagctgtttctcagtctgcttgtgcGGCACCACATGTTGCGGTAGcgcctccctgatggtagtagggagaacagtttatgtgctgggtgagtggggtctttgatgatggtcattgctcttctggaacagtgtgaggtgtagaggtcctgaatggctggtagtggtgatctgatgatcttctctgcagtcctcaccaccctctgtagtgccttcttgtctgcagctagacagctgccgtgccagacagagaggctgctggtcaggatgctctcgatGGTTTCCCTGTAGAAGATGGTGAGTGCAGATGTGGGGAGGTCAGCTCTTCTCATCCTCCGCAGGAAATGAAGTCGTGCCTGTGCTTTTTTGACCAGggaggtggtgtttgtggtccatgtgaggtcttctgtgatgtgcactccaaggaactttgtgcttttcaccgactccacagcactgccattgatgaagagtgggatgtgtggtggttgttttttcctgaagtccacagttatttcttttgttttgtcgaCGTTGAGTGACAGGTTGTTCCTGTCACACCAGTTGATGAGTTggtgtacctcctccctgtatgctGTGTCATCGTCGTCACTGATGAGtcccaccactgttgtgtcgtcagcaaatttgatgatgtgatttgttgcaGATCTGGCACAGCAATCATGggtcatcagtgtgaacagcagaggggaaagcACACATCCTTGTGGCACCCCAGTGTTTATGATGGTGGTCGCTGAGGAGTTGTTTCCGACTCTGACTGTCTGcggtctgtttgtgaggaagtccagcagccagttgcacagTGGAGTGTTGATGCCTATTGCACTCAGCTTGTTCACCAGATGTTGGGGGATGACAGTGTTGAACGCAGAGCTGAAGTCGATGAACAGCATCCGTGcgtgactgtttttgttctccaggtGAGCCATGCAGAGGTGGAGTGCTGTTGCTATGGCGTCATCAGTGGAGCGCTTGGGGCGGTATGCAAATTGATATGGGTCCAGAGTAGTGGGGAGGGTGGATGTAATGTGGGCCTTTACTAGtctttcaaagcacttcatcatgatgGGAGTGAGTGCTATGGGTCTGTAGTCGTTTAGTGATGATGCTGGTGACCTCTTTGGTAGTGGTACAATGGTGGTCGCTTTGAAGCTTGCTGGTATGGAGGCTTGGTTCAGGGAGGTGTTGTAGATGTCTGTGAGAACATCAGTGAGTGAGTCTGCACAGTCTCTGAGCACACGCCCTGGAATgttgtctggacctgcagcttttctgGGGTTCACCTTGAGTAGGGTCCTCCTCACGTCTGCTGGGTCCAGTTGAAGTGTTATGTTGTCTGGGCTGACGGGGGCTTTTGTaggtgttgttttgttattatctTCAAACCGGCTGAAGAAGGTGTTAAGTGAGTTGAGGAAGTCTGTGTTGTCCTCACACAGTAGGGGGGCTGGCCTGTAAtctgtgactgactggatgCCTTGCCACAGGCGTCTAGTCAGTCACAGATTACAGGCCAGCCCCCCTACTGTCTTGACAGCACACAATACGGTTCCACTGTTGTTACCACCTGCACTAAACTTTCCTGTTTCTCCTGCAGGTCATGTGACTTCTCGTGGAAGATGGGCAGCGAGTGATAAACTAGCTTCCAGTGGACAGGAGGCCTGAATTGAGCTGAGGGATCATGGGAGATGGTGGACCCCTGCAGACCGAGGGGAACGCCCTCCTCAAGGCTGTCTTCCAGGGGAAGCTGAGGCTGACCCGACTGCTGCTGGAGGGTGGAGCTTACATCAATGAGGGCAATGAGCGTGGAGAGACTCCCATCTCTGCTGCCTGCTTGGCGAGCTACGATGACCCGCAGACCCGGCAGAGGATGGTGAGGTACCTGTTGGAGAAAGGTGCTGATCCAAACATCCCTGACAAGAGTGGGAGGACGGCACTGATGCACGCCTGTGCTGAGCAGGCAGGGAAGGAGGTGGTCTCCCTCCTGCTGGAAAATGGAGCTGATCCCAGCCTGAAAGACTACTCTGGCTCCTCTGCCCTTGTCCACGCCATCAACAAGGGAGACCGTGAGACTCTGCAGGTGTTGCTTGATGCCTGTAAGGCCAAAGGCAAAGAGGTAATCATCATCACAACTGACACGTCTCCATCAGGTACTAAGAAGACCAAGCAGTACCTTAACTCGCCCCCCTCGCCAGGTATTGTGGACAAACTATCTCCAGCCTGCATGTCTCCTTCTGAGGTAGAGATTGGCACCTCCTCGCCAGCAGGAGACAAGAGCAAAGGCGATGAGGGGATCTTCAGCTTCACCCTGACCTCAGCTTTACCTTTACCTTCAGCTCGGCCTCCAGGAGAAAAGAGACCGCCGCCACGCAAGCTGCTGAAGAGGCTGAACTCAGAGCCCTGGGGCCTGGTAGCTCCTTCGGTGCTGAGCGGGGTCCCTCAGGAGAGGGTTGACGGAGGTCTGGAAGAGGAGAGCGGCTGTGACCTCAGTAGGACGATCTCTGAGATTAACGGCCTGTCCATCACAGAGCCGGCGAGACCTCTGTTGTCACGGCGACACAGCATTGAGACACACGACCCCTGTTCCCCCAAACTCATTGACCGGTCCTGCTCTGAGGACTGCGCGGCCCTCTGTAGTTCCTCCTGGGCCGACAAAGTCCAGCAGCACCAGATTCTGTACCGCAGAAACACTGCCCCAGAGTCCCAGGAAAATGCTGGGGGACCTGGGGCAGTCGCAGCGCGAGCCCTGACTCACCCCAAACTAACCCGGATGGAGCACTATGAGTCGGACACTCATCTCTGTCCGGAGTCCATCCCCGGATCTCCAGACTCTGGTCGGGTGTCCGTGGAGCGGAGGAAGTACAACGCCTCCCCACTCTCTTTGGTCACCAGCTCCTCCAGGGAGTCTCTGGAGAACATTCCCAACTCTGTGTCCCCCATCACCATGCGCCGGCGCCACCCAGGCCTCCTGGAGCGGCGGGGCTCTGGGACCCTCCTGTTGGACCACATCTCCCACACCAGGCCTGGCTTCCTGCCTCCGCTCAACATCAACCCCCAGAGACCCATCCCTGACATTCGGGCCAATGGCAAGCCCACCTCCCCCATCCACTCTGGCCCGAAGATATTGGTTCCTGTGGCCCCAGCCTCACCAAAACGAGGCCCCGACttcaagatgaagaagaaactgatGAGGAGACACTCCATGCAGACGGAGCAGATGAAGCAGCTCTCCACCTTCCAGGAGATCCTGGCTGAGAAAGTCATTGAGTCCAACGGGGATTGATGACAGGAGGCACTGGAGCAAGGCATGATGGGTAGCTGCAGAGACTATTAGGGTGGTGATTTGCTGTATAATTTACTCCTgaagcagcttcatcagcacCTCACTGACCGACTCAACGCATTTAAAAACCACACTCTGGTATTTATGGAGGTCTGCACGGATGAAGGAGGATTTTATTAAACTTATAAGGGGTTCAATAATAACTAACTGACTAAACCAGTTTTAATCCCTGGCTCTGAGGTTAACGTTAGCTTAATGGTCTAAACCAAAAAAGGAATACAGAAGTGCTGCCTCAAAGATAACTAAACATCAGACATATGAGGTTATTTTCTATTTGTGATGCAACGTAACAAACAAAGTAttcattgtttaattttgttgttcCTGCTAACAATTGAAATCTTAGAGTTAAACACTATCTCATCACTCAATTCTCAGATCAATAAGAAGTTTGTTGTCGAGCTGATTTGAGCAGGTTAACCTGTTTGAGGGtctcctgtttttgtctccGCTGACCCACAGGAAGTTTTCTGCATCAACAATCAGTTCACACGTTCCTGATGCTTCCACTGAACCCTCAGTTGTTTTCCACTTTAAGCAGAAATAATTGGACTTGTTCGATGTTTACAGATGCACAATTTGCACTGATTTCTGTAATTTTtcttacaaaacacaaagcgTCTGCTGCACCTGAAGTTCTACTGATGAAACTGAGatctgaaactctgaaaacaaactgtcatcTCTTCATTAACGAAGCggatatatttattttgtgtggaAGTGTGAAACTACCTACTGCGCTGTATGTACTGTAATTATCAACACTAGTCAGTGTAATAGTTGGTATTTCTGTGTAAATGCTCCTGAGTTCCTCTGGGTGAAATggtctttattttacagttcagAGGGACATTTGAAGTGTCCTGTCCTGACAATGTTTCTGTACTTAAATCAACATCACGGTGTTCACAGCACTGAGCTGAGATCTGGATCTAATTTGTACTGGGATGAcgtaaaatgaaacattttcttgtttatgATATTCCAAAGAAGTCATGTGGACGGTTTGACGACGACGAACCAAAACCTGCTGAAACTGTAAATATTGTAAAGATGCATCTGTGCAATAGAGCCTGTACTGTAACATCAACCCTGAAGCACTTCGTCCAGTTTGACACAAGGGGGCGCTGAAGGAcagttaaaggaatagttccacgattttgtgtgtttctccagACTCTGAGGAGAACATAGCAAACAGACTCATCTCTGTATGTCCAGTTTGAGCTCCAGGGCAGAGTTAATCTAGTTTAGCACAAAGAATCTTAAcagtaaatgtaatttgaaaCATGTGCTTCTAATGTCTCTCTGACATAG
This sequence is a window from Scatophagus argus isolate fScaArg1 chromosome 9, fScaArg1.pri, whole genome shotgun sequence. Protein-coding genes within it:
- the LOC124064121 gene encoding ankyrin repeat domain-containing protein 34A, with product MGDGGPLQTEGNALLKAVFQGKLRLTRLLLEGGAYINEGNERGETPISAACLASYDDPQTRQRMVRYLLEKGADPNIPDKSGRTALMHACAEQAGKEVVSLLLENGADPSLKDYSGSSALVHAINKGDRETLQVLLDACKAKGKEVIIITTDTSPSGTKKTKQYLNSPPSPGIVDKLSPACMSPSEVEIGTSSPAGDKSKGDEGIFSFTLTSALPLPSARPPGEKRPPPRKLLKRLNSEPWGLVAPSVLSGVPQERVDGGLEEESGCDLSRTISEINGLSITEPARPLLSRRHSIETHDPCSPKLIDRSCSEDCAALCSSSWADKVQQHQILYRRNTAPESQENAGGPGAVAARALTHPKLTRMEHYESDTHLCPESIPGSPDSGRVSVERRKYNASPLSLVTSSSRESLENIPNSVSPITMRRRHPGLLERRGSGTLLLDHISHTRPGFLPPLNINPQRPIPDIRANGKPTSPIHSGPKILVPVAPASPKRGPDFKMKKKLMRRHSMQTEQMKQLSTFQEILAEKVIESNGD